A single region of the Chionomys nivalis chromosome 5, mChiNiv1.1, whole genome shotgun sequence genome encodes:
- the Mmrn2 gene encoding multimerin-2 has translation MILTLMLGIGGYLSWGLLGAWAQDPGTRFSDPKRLRVPAGWKTETVDTSRDPIGRNWCPYQKSRLVTFIAACKTEKFLVHSQQPCPQGAPDCQRAKAMYRVAQKPVYRVQQKVLISVAWRCCPGFRGPDCEDYDPTANPEPTEPSGELPGTWDQLDGFELGHPVTEFSEIKEPQGQREPLLQNLQNDAQLVADGIPGPWEALASNVTAETTETNQTEFEFSGGLSEQPLQPLQPLQPHIDAFLQAHIGPIWKSFSESLHSLSQAIRNLSLEVEANRQAVKTVQKDTMTRADLQELGAKFDAKVQENNERVGQLWQDVEEQLHAQRRSLHHALSEVQTEMSTKLKELVKAQELPGANGSLVVASAAAAARPEPESLQARLGQLQRNISALHRIMDQREEALQGTLKNMDSVLSRHVDEIKELYSESDETFDQISKVERQVEELLVNHTGLRELRVILMEKSLIMEENKVELEEQLLELNLTLQHLQVGHADLIKYVKDCNCQRLYSDVDVIREGQRDAMRTLEETQASLDVQHQLDDSSLQSLQSTVHAMSSAMDEHKGESERARAERARMRSQLRALEHAVEALKTVANQTRREMRQLHSSFAALLEDALRHQAVLTALFGEETMEEMSEEAPRPLPLNYDQIRLALRDAASGLQEQAFGWNALATRVEVLEQAVEQHPQLAEQLEPSHDSGREEEAKEATALANLEQEIQRLNSDVKQVGRCCEASWAASLNGSLEDLHSMVSDTRHSLRQHQQLFHGLFQNFQELVANNISLDLGKLHTMLSKKEKKQQKGLGASRKREKKQVVMSADAHAKGMEKGVLDSELWEAGSPVAFYASSSEAATALQMVKFSTTSINVGSSYFPEHGYFRAPQRGVYLFAVSITFGPGPGTGQLVFEGHHRVPVYSTEQRGGSTAATFAMSEMQKGERVWFELIQGSITKGSQPHTAFGGFLVFKT, from the exons GAACTGGTGCCCTTACCAGAAGTCTAGACTGGTCACCTTCATAGCTGCTTGCAAAACAGAGAAATTCCTGGTGCATTCACAGCAGCCATGTCCACAGGGGGCTCCTGACTGCCAGAGAGCCAAAGCCAT gTACCGAGTGGCCCAGAAGCCAGTGTACCGCGTCCAACAGAAGGTGCTGATCTCTGTGGCCTGGAGATGCTGCCCAGGCTTCCGGGGTCCAGACTGCGAGGACTATG ATCCCACAGCAAACCCTGAGCCCACAGAGCCAAGTGGTGAACTCCCGGGGACTTGGGACCAGctggatggctttgaacttg GCCACCCTGTCACAGAGTTCAGTGAGATTAAGGAGCCACAGGGACAACGGGAACCCCTGCTTCAAAATCTCCAGAATGATGCCCAGTTGGTAGCAGATGGCATCCCAGGCCCTTGGGAGGCCCTGGCCAGCAACGTCACAGCTGAGACGACAGAAACCAATCAAACAGAATTCG AGTTTTCTGGAGGGCTGTCAGAGCAGCCCCTGCAGCCCCTGCAACCCCTGCAGCCCCATATCGACGCGTTCCTGCAAGCCCACATCGGTCCCATCTGGAAGAGCTTCAGTGAGAGCTTGCACAGCCTCTCCCAGGCTATCAGGAACTTGTCTCTCGAGGTGGAGGCCAATCGCCAGGCTGTCAAGACAGTCCAGaaggacaccatgaccagggctgACCTCCAGGAGCTTGGTGCCAAGTTTGATGCCAAGGTCCAGGAGAATAACGAGAGAGTGGGCCAGCTGTGGCAGGATGTGGAGGAACAGCTGCATGCCCAGCGCCGTTCCCTGCACCATGCCCTCTCCGAGGTCCAAACTGAGATGAGCACCAAGTTGAAGGAGCTTGTCAAGGCTCAGGAACTCCCAGGGGCCAACGGCAGCCTGGTGGTGGCATCTGCTGCAGCGGCGGCAAGGCCAGAGCCGGAGAGcctgcaggccaggctgggccaGCTGCAGAGAAACATCTCCGCTCTGCACAGGATCATGGATCAGAGGGAGGAGGCGCTACAGGGTACCCTCAAGAACATGGACAGTGTCCTGAGCCGGCACGTGGATGAAATCAAGGAGCTGTACTCTGAATCAGATGAGACCTTCGATCAGATCAGCAAGGTCGAACGGCAGGTGGAGGAGCTACTGGTGAACCACACGGGGCTCCGAGAGCTGCGGGTGATCTTGATGGAAAAGTCCCTCATCATGGAAGAGAACAAAGTGGAGCTGGAGGAGCAACTACTGGAGCTAAACCTCACTCTGCAGCATCTGCAGGTGGGCCATGCAGACCTCATCAAGTACGTCAAAGACTGCAACTGCCAGAGGCTCTACTCTGACGTGGACGTCATCCGGGAGGGCCAAAGGGACGCCATGCGCACTCTGGAAGAGACCCAGGCGAGCCTGGATGTGCAGCACCAGCTAGACGATTCTTCTTTACAGTCGTTGCAAAGCACTGTGCATGCCATGTCCTCAGCGATGGACGAACACAAAGGAGAGAGCGAGCGGGCACGGGCCGAGAGGGCCAGGATGCGAAGCCAGCTGCGGGCGCTGGAGCACGCGGTGGAAGCGCTGAAGACTGTGGCAAACCAGACCCGCAGAGAGATGCGCCAGCTGCATAGTTCCTTTGCAGCCCTTTTGGAGGATGCACTGCGACATCAGGCGGTACTCACCGCCCTCTTTGGGGAAGAGACGATGGAGGAGATGTCGGAGGAGGCGCCTCGCCCTCTGCCCCTGAATTATGACCAGATCCGCCTCGCCCTGCGGGATGCCGCCAGTGGGTTGCAGGAACAGGCGTTTGGTTGGAATGCCTTGGCCACTCGAGTGGAGGTCTTGGAGCAGGCCGTGGAGCAGCACCCACAGTTGGCAGAACAACTGGAACCCAGCCACGAttctgggagggaggaggaagccaAGGAAGCCACCGCTCTGGCGAACCTGGAGCAGGAGATTCAACGCCTAAACTCTGATGTCAAGCAGGTTGGGCGATGCTGTGAGGCCTCCTGGGCTGCCTCCCTCAACGGATCACTTGAAGACCTACACAGTATGGTTTCTGACACCCGGCACAGCCTGAGACAGCACCAGCAGCTCTTCCACGGCCTTTTCCAGAACTTCCAAGAGCTGGTGGCAAACAACATTAGCCTAGACCTGGGTAAGCTGCACACCATGCTaagtaagaaagagaagaagcagcAGAAGGGCCTGGGAGCCTCccggaagagggagaagaagcaaGTGGTGATGTCGGCAGATGCACATGCCAAAGGGATGGAGAAAGGTGTTCTGGACTCAGAACTCTGGGAAGCAG GCTCCCCTGTGGCCTTCTATGCCAGTTCTTCAGAGGCAGCAACCGCCCTGCAGATGGTGAAGTTTAGCACCACTTCCATCAATGTGGGCAGCAGCTACTTCCCCGAACACGGATACTTCCGAGCCCCGCAACGTGGTGTCTACTTGTTTGCAGTGAGCATTACGTTTGGCCCAGGCCCAGGCACAGGGCAGCTGGTGTTTGAAGGTCATCACCGGGTTCCAGTCTACAGCACAGAACAGAGGGGTGGGAGCACAGCTGCTACTTTTGCTATGTCAGAGATGCAGAAGGGCGAGAGGGTGTGGTTTGAGTTAATCCAAGGGTCAATAACAAAGGGGAGCCAACCACACACTGCATTTGGGGGCTTCCTGGTGTTCAAGACCTGA